In the genome of Brachypodium distachyon strain Bd21 chromosome 3, Brachypodium_distachyon_v3.0, whole genome shotgun sequence, the window cgcgagcaTAAGCTGCAGGCCCAAGAGGCTCGTGGCACGTGAACCaagctgcgggcccgcagggcgggggaggtggccaagctgaagaagctggccgacTCAGCGGTGGAAGCGCTGCGGGGAttcgacatccctgtggctACCTTTGGTGGGGCGGATCTGGGGAGCTACACTTCGTTCTTCGCGGATTTCGTCGGCCGGCTGGGCGGCCTCCAAACTTGCGTCACAGCCTTCGGCgaccggcaagtcggccttgcggCCGAGCAGGTTGCCGGGCAGATCCTTGCCcaggtccactccgcccaccctgacttcccgttcgagtcggtcttcgacgcctggtcggacgaggaagaggccaagactcATCGGGAGGCGGTGCAGAGCGTCGTGGATGAGATGGTGGCTCgaatgcagggcaaggtcgacggcgacgaagccgctgctgaggaggttgccggagaagcccccgatgccAAGGACGCCCCTGACACCAATgcagccgccccgggagctCCTCCCGCGTagttccttttccttttccttttccttttctttttctttgtgttttccTGCAAACGGCGCGAGGCGCCTTAGtactttttatgttagcttCCCTTGTTATCGCCAGTGTTATCTATCAACTTGTTTTGACTAAGCTTCAATATAAATATATCCAATGTTATTTTTACTTGCTTTTCTGCCTAAGACTAGTTTGCCGGGGAAgggctctgtccttctcgtgtttttagccttgcgtacccggggactcgccaaccaCATGCCTgaccagactagggacccgggacggacccgcagtgccgacctagggCCAAACAGTAGCGGCCAGTCACTCCGCCCATGGGTTATCTACCCCAGCGCGCatgcctccgggacggacccgcgagccacgtgtggggggcgtcctcacaccatgtcgcaccagtggcacccggggtaccacagTTGCTTAACGCGTGGGTTGCCTCACTTGCCCCCGGCAAGGGCagcaccctgggcagcactgcccgagctgcccgggaagtaATCGGCCCGGCAGgatagccgggctgcgggggtcaCCCTGTAAGGCAACAAGGGAATCTCCGTCAgggcgccccccgggaaggtcacttgccgggagagTGCTCCCTGGCGCAGGCACTTACCACAGGGTCGGTACCCAGCAGACAGGGCATTGAccccacgtggccgcccggcaggctccccTCGAGCAAGGCTGGTCAGGGCGTGGAGcatggcacaagcaagcattaaatgctccgacaggaGGGTGGTTCCCTGTcaagtcagcccacagtgagtgTCTCTCAGTGAATCCAAGGCACGTACCGCCCCAGGTACAGTGCTTTtctgccatgcatgcatgccagcgcagcgaggggaagctgcctagggtctttgctcgacacttgtcccccatgcaccgaggcacctgtggtatccccttgagtataaaaggaggaccaacgCTAACGGTCAAGGGATTCGGTTCGGTTCTTACTAGTTTTAgcccagaaatagcaagtagccacttagcagaaaaggagagagcgcccgggaactccctcGACAATCTGTAAAGcacttgttcattggctaatacaaactcagaagtaggacgtagagttttacacctcagggtggcccgaacctgggtaaacggACTTGTGCCTCTTtgcgcttgacattggcctcgccggcgatcgccggagcgatccccaacgcccactgccgaacctaaaagggggtgcgtagcatccccggtgtctaagccccgggctacgacaccccgcaagcgtcctttcTACGCTCCGGCAACACGGGGGACCGAACCTACCCCAGCAAGCCAGCGTTATTGAAGGGAAAAACTAAGGACCCAAAgtgagatacttagcttcccgttcTCTTGTCGAACGTTACGATTTTGCACTTGGCacgcctgctggagggatgcggcaagggcgctgtggtagtgcacccatcggcgctgagcactgatggcatgcaccaccacagcgtctccgcggcaacccttgCCTTGGAAACGCCTgttggagggatgcggcatggccgcgatggcagtgcacccatcgacgctgagcactgatggcatgcaccaccatcgcgtctCTGCGACAACCCCCGCCTTGGAGACGCCTGGTGGAGTGATGTGGCAGGGAGGCGATGGCGGGAACACCctctgtcgcaccagtggcacccagggtaccaccgtCGCATGACGCGTGGATCGCCTGACCCGCTCCCCGGAAGGATAGCGccccgggcagcaccgcacaagctgcccggcaagccaccagcccggcagggctagccaggctgcgggggttgccctggaaAGCAACAAGAGAATTCCCGTCTGGGTgctccccgggaaggtcacttgccggggagggtgtccCTGGGCGCGGGGGCTTGCTACAAGGACGGTACCAAACGAACAGAgcatcgacgccacgtggccgcccggcgggttccctgtgcgcagggctcgtcagggcaaggagtgaagcgcaagcaagcatttaatgctccgacagaaaggggattccccatCTAGTCAGCCCATAGTGACTGGCCCGCTATAAATCTAGGCACGTAGCGccctagctgcagggctacccatcatgcatgcaagccagcgcagcgaTGTCAAGCTGCCCGAGTTctttgctcgccatttgtcacccatgcacctaggcacctgtggtatccccttgagtataaaaagaggaccGTTGCCAACGGTCGAAGGGTTCGGTTCCTTACTAGTTTTAGCCGaaaatagcaagtagcccttagcaagaaaggagagagcacccggggactcccccggcaacctgtaaacccttgttcCTCAGTTAATAAAAacacagaagcaggacgtagggttttacacctcagggtggcccgaacctgggtaaaagcGATCTTGTGTTCCGttacgcttgacattggcctcgccagCGAtcccggagcgatccccgacgccctctgccgaacctaaagGGGGTGCCGCCCACCCCCGGTATCTACTtcccgggctacgacatctggcgcgccaggtagggggcgcgtgtgGATAGCTCGCCAGAGACCGCCGACGCTGTCGTCTGCAGCTACATCGGcatcgtcttcttcgccgacagGACCAACCATCATGCCTcctaagcgggctggtgactctcgAATCGATTCGCGTGGTGCCCCAatggcgcacacgcggtcacaCGACGCACAACCCACGTCGCAGggtcaggagaaccctgagccctctcgggtgcagcagtcgcagctgccacccctgcctcctcggccgtcggcggacaaccggctgaggagGCTGccggctcccagcgccggagccagtcgcACGAGCGGCCACGAcgccgcccgtgccggccagcgagttcaCTCGCGAGCCAAAGatgcgcagcggcagctgcgcaacgaacacaccgcgtcgcgagcgacaCTGTCGGGATCGCAGCCTACCTACCCGGGAGCGCcgggggacagggcggagggcagccggtcggtgAATCGGCTGCCTCCATCCCAAACAccggcagaagccatcatcgccgtgcgggtcatggtgcgccATGAGCCGTAGCAAGGCACGCGGCGCACGAGGCGTGGGGTGcagagctggacgcgctcctcgcgctcgccgcccaacagccgcaaggcgagggcgccccggccggttcgggccgggggcagaacccgggacgcgaaGACGCGCCACGCGTCTCCGGGCAGGGAGAAAATCCcttggggtcctcggattcgtcacctaTGATCACGCGGGGTGATGCGCagggcgtcctgaacgcccgctaGCAGGAAGACCTCAgccagcgcctggagcgccggcgccggcgtgaggcAGAGCGCCAGTGTCCagcggagcaggaggatgctcctatgggcgccgaggacggctgcaccgcgttcacccgcgagcttCGCCGGGtaacatggccccgcaagttccaaGCGCCATTGCTTGGGACGtatgacgggaccgtgaacccaaAGAATTTCCttctgacctacacgttggggatgaaCGCCATCTGCGCTggcgacaaggtcagggccaactggtttcccgatggtcctcaaaggatcggCGAGAACGTGGTTgttcaacctgcctgccgggaTCCATAGCCTcatgggctgacctgcgcgagcagttaaggagcgcgttccagggcggctacaagcgcccgggaaccgtggcggagctgcacaccatggtgcagaagccgggagagacggtTCGGagtttcgtcaaccgcttctccagtctctcctactccattccagaggcggaggctgccgccatcatcaacaccttcaccatcaacgtccgtgaccccaagatgtgggagaagctgagcacgcaccggatccggacgacgcaggagctctacgccttggcgcagaagtgtgccatggccgaggaagggcgcctggcgcctgaacttgcagctaaggctgccgcaaGACCtgctgagggctcgcagaataAGGGTTCCCGGAAGCGcaacgggaagcaagtcctcaccgcggagtcgggggctaccttgaggcctgcgaaaaaggcctcgcccgctgtcgggtctggcggcaagccgggTGACGCGCctcgctgccccatccatgccaacaccacccacgacgcgcaggattgccgcatcctgcagggtatcaagcagaggcgcgagcagcgctacgaggagcgccgagcggccggtgcctgcttcaactgcggggatatCAGGCATCTTTTCCGGGATTACCCGAACGACCgcagagcggggccgaagcctcccggcgggggcgccggcagagaagaagcccagggggacgcggccaagctcgtgccggcagggagcggcctccccggggacgagacaaggctcgtgctgaggagcagcgtgagTCCGACTATAgcgagggcgacgagcccggcttcgaAGAGCcccgtggcgtcgcctgcatccatgggggagcttacgctctctcatcccatagcgcggtgaagcgcctcacccgggaggtgtgtgcactgttgccggacatggagGCGCAGCAaccgctgaagtggtcgcacgtgccgatcaccttcagcaccgacgatcacccagcccgccagctgggttcaggggttctgccgttcgtggtctcacccatcatcaacaacatgaaggtgaccaaggtgctggtgcaAACAGAGTGAAGCTCCTCtacgtgccccaagacgaagggcgcggatttctggaagacatacaccgaggcacgtgctcacaccatgtggcctcctggGCTTGAGCCGGCAAGGCCTTCAGACAcagcttctactggcctacagcGCTAGCCGATGCTGAGCAGCTAGTCAAGACATGCGAGGCGTGCTAGTTCCACGTGAAGAAGAGTAACCAGCCGGCGtaggccctgcaagtcattctatcctcctggccgttcgtggtctgggggctggacatcgtcagcaaattgccgagagcggttggtggctacgagtatttgcttgtggccatcgacaagttctccaagtgggtggaagtggaaccagtgcggaaggtgaccgctcaggcggccatcaaattcttcaagggcatcGTGTGCCGGTTCGGCGTGCCcaatggcatcatcaccgacaacggcacgcaattcacgagcgctgTGTTCCAAgactactgcgagggcatgggcaccaagatccacttcgcctctgtcgctcacccgaggagcaacagacaggcggagcgagccaacgcagaggtgctgcgggggctcaagataagaacctttgacaagctcaaaggccacgggaagcactgggtcgaagaactccagcccatgctgtggtcaatcaggaccacacctagccgggcaacatgcgaaactcctttcgcacctgtctacggggcagaagcggtgctgcccctcgagctcaagcatggatcccctcagGTACGCTCATACGACAagcatagccaacacgagcagagggttgacgatcttaacttcatcgaagagcttcggtgccgggctgctgtcAGAGCTGCGCGCTATCAGCAGGAGCTCcgccgttatcatgacaggcgggtcagtccccgggtgctcgaGATCGGGGatcttgtcctgcgccggatacaaggaacgaaggccgggaacaagctggctccgaaatgggagggccccttccgggtagtgcaggtgaccaggccgagGGCTGTctggctggaaaccgaagaaggcttgccggtgcaaaacagttggaatattgaggacttgcgcaagttctacccgtgaagcggcggagcccgatcCACAGGTGGTGCTccggcagcatgcctctcggactagtgtagccgggcaacccctgattgtaatccgctagttcctatgaataaagataagtggtTTCTCCTGAATTTCAAATTGTCTCgttatttgcatgttcttccttctgtctcctgctctgagtgcacagaagtctctttccatccttggctgtgagcagggggctgccggagcctcgaaaacaaaaatcccgttgccgggtcactccggcacggggtcgTGCCATTGCTGGGTTCCCCTCAACGTGCACCACGCAATGTATGTGTCTTGGGATtggaagagtgctcacactcaagtttggtatcgactcttctgtgcccggaggctgggaggcaggagagcaACCTGTGCTCTGTCTGTTTCTATCTGTGCTGCGTCCTTTTTCGTgcgtttcaaatttttttgtaGCATCTCGGAATCGGTAAGAATCTCGCATGCAGGATAAAGATGGGGGTCGGACATACTATGATGCTCGTGCAGTGCTCACGGACCGTATCATCTAGTGGGTAGCCACTGTAGCGTGTCGACCACTTCAAGATTCTTACCACATGAGGGTATTGCCACGTGTGCTGCGATAGatcggcgcgcgcggcggtaGCGTTCTCCACCGCGTCTATAAAAGGGCATTGTGGCCACGGAGCAACTCAGAGCAAAGCTGAGGAGATGGCTacgaaggcgagggttgccgcagagacgcgatggcggtgcatgccatcagtgctcaacgccgatgggtgcattgccatcgcgcccttgccgcacccctccagtAGGCTTTCCAAGTGCAGAACCGATGCGTTCGACAAGAGAACGGACAGCTAAGTACATGATCCTAGCCACCTAGCTTTCTGATACTTAACGAttggctcgttggtgtggtTGCGTGTGGCTGGGTTGTTAGAAggacacttgcggggggagtgcgctccccatgcggcttgcgggtccgtcccatGGGCacatgcttgggagtagctatcccgcaagcggagtggcttgCCGCTGCAACTTGACCGcaggttggcactgcgggtccgtcccgggtccctggtctggttaagtgggtagcgcgcgagtccccggcaacacaaggcatagcACGCGGAGGCCagaagatccaccccgcgagtcaattCCGGGAACAAGAACcaagtaccaagtagaaccagaaaacGAAATTCATAAAAGTAGCGAACGTttacatggactaataaaAACCATAATTGTTCAACGGCGCCGTGCGCgacacttgcaggaaacaaaaggaaagacAAAAACTAGCAGGGAACTAAGACggctggttgccgggggcttccgctgggggctccggcttcctctgcatccagTCCACCACTTCATCGACAAAATGGCTTACCGCCCTGGTGTGGGaggggccgtcctcgctgtccgaccacgcgtccagcagcgtctcgaaggggaagtcggggtggtggTTGTGCACCCGGGAGAGGATCGTGTcggcgatctccctggcgcacgacgctgtctccccgtcgcagaacttggagatccatacatccagcgccccgagcttccccaccatgtcggagaagaaggggatcagggtGCTGACGTCTGTACCGTCCACCttcgcggcctgcagctcaaacCTCGGCAGCAGCTCGTGCACGGCCTAGGCGATCTCGCGGAGCTTCTCGTtctcctcccgccgctgcccgcCAGCTTTTCGTGGTTACCGCGCGCCAGCGCCACCGcgtgcttggccttgcggaggagttCCGCGAGTCgcgcgatctccttggccttggccacattgtcctcgcccaGCTTGACGAGCTCGCCCCGGGCGGTGGACAATTCCGACTCGAGGTGGGCACTCCtctccttggcggagttgagctccttctcctgccgcgccgatgccacggccgcgtcctccgcaaccttggcctgctcctccagcttcgtgCGTAGCGCCTGGAGCTGGGAGGAGTAGCtgctgaccagctcgctcttctcgttgaggcgaggcTGGGTTGTCGCGAGCACCTCCccgtgctccttgttggccttctcccgcgccgcggccagcgagtccagtgcttgctggtgctcggcgcgttgggcctccagttgccgatgGAGCTCAgcctcggggacgaccggcATTGCGGCCTCGTCCCTGGCCAGCCGAGCCAGAcgcgtctcctcccgtagCCGGGAGAGATCCTGTCGCTCCCTCTCGACGTCtcgccgcacctcgccgagctggcccttcgcgagctcgtggtactccctcaccttgttgaaggaggtgacgaacgccagctgCCGCGCCTTGATGGCATCAAGGAACTAATGCCCCTGATCATAGATGCTCGGGGCCCACGTGATTGAgtcccaagtcgccccggcaaggatgccggggtctgggctggaggtagtggcggacgacgacgagaccCCCGCCACGACGGTCTGCCCGGGAGGAGCATCGTCTCCTTGCAGgggagccgcctgctgctcccccaccacttcctcctccacccccgcGTCCGAAGGTGGCGGGGCTGGTGGAGGaaccgcgcccccggcaggagtcGCCTCCTGCTGGGCTGCCGCGGGATCCGTGCCTCCGGTTTGCGAGGCCAGGGCCGCGCTGCCGGTCCCCGCTCGGGTAGAGACTGTGGGGGCCGCCACCGTTGTGTCTGGGGTGGCGGGGCTTGGCGCGGAGGCCGCCTCTGGCTTGTCCCCCGCCCCAACGTCCTCGACGTCGGAGGTGAGGTCGACACCGCGTCGCCTGCCCTCGTTGAGGGCGCAAACAGTGCCAAAGACAAAGAACAAAATTAGTGCTCCGGGTTAAGCTGGGGTACCCGGCGACGAACGCAAGGAGGCTCTGGACGAGTACCTTGTGGGGCCGCCGTGCTAGCAGGAGGAGCCTTGTCCCCCTCTGTCCCGGCTCCTGTAGTCGGGCGGTCCgctgcgggctcctcctccaccaggaTCGAGCCGGCGGCAAGTGTGGTGGTTGTGCCGCTGGCCCCCGTGCCGGGTTGGCTGGCACTGACActggcccgggtgcgcggcttcttgctcggAGCAGCGGGCGCAGTGTCaatcctccccctcttgccggcccCTGCCGGGGTGCTGTCCCTGCAAGGCGTCAACCAAGGAGTAAGGAAACTAGAGATGGCGCAAACCTTgtaggaagaaggggagaaaCGCCGGCTTACCttggggggttgagcttgaacgTGTAGCCCCCGAAGATTCCCCGCTTGGGCAGAGCCACAGGCCCTCGTGGGATAGCCACAGCCCCGGTCGCCGTGGAAGCCGTCACGGCGATTGTGGCCGCGGCAgaggcggccgcttccgcggGCGCCCTCGTCCTCCGCACCAGAGGtgcgtcgtcctcgtccgtCTCGTCTGCCACAGGAAGGGCTGTCTGGGCCCTGGCAACGTGgccagcctcgtcgccggagggACTCGACGTCGGGCCAGCTGAGCTCCgattcccccccccccgctctcctcggccactCGCTTCCCGCGCGCTGCGGCGGGCGGAGGTTGTGGGGCTCGAGCGGGGGaatcggacatcagcccccactcgttgcaggcgGGTAGCTGCTGACGATGTCGTGCAGCCCCGCGATGCCGGCATGGAAGGAAGGAGCCTCCGGGGGCAAATCCGTAAAGGGggcatcctcgccggtgatccccttcacccacgcccgGATCGCGTCCAGGGTCACGCCCTTGTTCTGTAGGCGCGTGTTGTCCCCGGGCCTCGTGTACAGCCACGCGGGGCGagaccgcagctgcagcggcgcgatgcgccggctgatgtaggtgcgcgccacgtcgagatCAGTGAGGCCCGCTAGCCGTAGGGCCTTGATCCTctcgacgatggggaggagctccGCGTCGCAACTGTAGCGGTCCCGCCAACCGTTGTTGCTTGCGGGCAGCTTGGTGGGTGCGTAGATGAGCTCATTGGGATCCTCACGCGAACCCAACACCAAtccgcgcgccactccttctcgatcttcttctctgtccgcacgatgaactccgacttcatcttgtcgcgggcacggaacaccacccctgacgacatcgcctccggttgctcgacgcgcgggtaAAAGTAGTGGCAGAACAACgccactgacggcatcaccccaaCGAACCCCTCGCAGGAgttggaagacggcgagaaggaagagggaggtggggtggaccTGCGCGACCCGGAGCTGGTACGCCGCcatgagcgcgtggaggaagagggagaacGGAGGTACCAgcccggcgaggatgaagcgggcgaacacccggaagttgTTGTCCTGGtgatcagcgccggcggggaagatgagcgtctcgccgtactcgttgaaccgagaggcgacggcatgccggatcttgtcaagcccctcgccgttgtagccgggcctgAAGAAGGCCTGCGTGGCCGTCAactcccgcttcttctggtccttctccgagagaggcttcttgggagccttCTCGGCTTTGTCGGCCGCGgaactcttggagcctttccctctcttgggggctgtgggcgccatggggaatgcAGATGGAGATTGGCAAAAATCAGGATCGCAAGGAAGAATGGGGATGAGGTAGAAgggctggggggctaagtgttagCTCCTCAGCGCAGCGGTGGGGTCTTATAGTACCCCAGCGCTGggtaacggtcgcatccgcaccctacgggtgtgCTGGGGATAAGTACGCTTAAAGTGGGGGAATGCGgggcgtggccttaaccacccgtgaTTAAGGGGAGGTTAAGGCAGAAATCTCGCCCCCACTACTCTGcccgtaacggcggagtccctggagTAACGCATAAATGGGCACCAGAAGCGGCTCGAGTTctttgctcgccatttgtcaaGCTGCTCGAGTTctttgctcgccatttgtcacccatgcaccaaggcacctgtggtatccccttgagtataaaaggaggatcgTTGCCAACGGTCGAAGGGTTCGGTTCCTTACTAGTTTTAGCCGaaaatagcaagtagcccttagcaagaaaggagagagcaccTGGGGACTCCCCTgacaacctgtaaacccttgttcatCGGTTAATAAAAGcacagaagcaggacgtagggttttacacctcagggtggcccgaacctgggtaaaagcGATCTTGTGTTCCGttacgcttgacattggcctcgccagcgatcgccggagcgatccccgacgccctctgccgaacctaaagGGGGTGCCGCCCACTCCCGGTGTCTacgccccgggctacgacaccCTCGGCGCTAGTGCGCGGAgaaatgcaccaccaccacttcTCTATGGCATCACTCGCCATCTTCTTAGCTTTGCTTTGAgttgctccgtggccaccatgcccttttataggcaggGTGAAGAatcttgccgccgcgcgcgccgagcTACCGTGGCACACGTAGCAACACCCTCCTGTGGCAAGAGCCTTGAAGCGGTCGCCATGCACCGGTGGCTACCCGCTAGACGACAGAGCCCGTGAGTACTCCACGAGTATCACAGTGTGTCTGATCCCTATCCtcatcctgcatgtcagattcctgcaTTGCCCAAGGTAcataacaattttttttcgaaatttacgaaaaacagtataaactggataacctcctgcctcccagcccccgggcacaaaagAGTCGACCTCAATCCTGGCTTTGAGCATCTTTACATTTCCACGGTGCCTCGCgggcacgtagcacgttgcggacgggtccggcaactgctgggcctcgttccggggcgTCCTGGCAACGAGATTTTGTTTTCGGGGTTCcgacagccccctgctcacagccaaggatgatgagacaattctgtgcacctagagcaggagacagaaacATTTATAAGCAGCAAAACACAATATTTATCAATGTAActcttatctttattcaac includes:
- the LOC112271735 gene encoding uncharacterized protein LOC112271735, whose translation is MAPTAPKRGKGSKSSAADKAEKAPKKPLSEKDQKKRELTATQAFFRPGYNGEGLDKIRHAVASRFNEYGETLIFPAGADHQDNNFRVFARFILAGLVPPFSLFLHALMAAYQLRVAQVHPTSLFLLAVFQLLRGVRWGDAVSGVVLPLLLPARRATGGDVVRGGVPCPRQDEVGVHRADREEDREGVARGLVLGSREDPNELIYAPTKLPASNNGWRDRYSCDAELLPIVERIKALRLAGLTDLDVARTYISRRIAPLQLRSRPAWLYTRPGDNTRLQNKGVTLDAIRAWVKGITGEDAPFTDLPPEAPSFHAGIAGLHDIVSSYPPATSGG